The DNA sequence GCCCTTAGCCATGGAGAAGAATAACAGCGGTAATATGGCCCACAATAAAGCGTAGCGTAACAAGGGAGAATGCATTTGCCCTTTTAAGTGACCAATTGCACTGGGCGACCAAAATAACCAAGGCAAAACGCCAGCGGCTAAGAATGGCAGGTAGTACCAAACTGGCGCTGAGTGCTGGGCGTTATCTGCAGCAAAACGCTGAATATGCTCAATCCAAAAGAAGTAATGCCAGTAGTCTGGTTCTGCGGCATGGATCGCTAAAGCCCAAGGCAAACAGGTTAATAGGGCAAACAACATGACCCACCAACCCCACTTTAAAATGGCGGTAAGTTGCTTGGTCCAAAGCATATAAGGCACCACGACAATGACTGGCAAGGCTAGCGCCAAGAAGCCTTTAGTGAGCACCGCACAGCCACAATAAAAACCGGCTAGGCCATAATACTTGGCGCGTTGCTGAGCTTGTTCACTGCGAATAGCGAAATAGAAAGCGGTGAAACTGGCAGTGAGCCAAAGATTAAGCATGCTGTCTAATACACTATAGGTGCCCACTCCCGACACCATAAACATGCTTAAATAAATGCCTGAGCTTAACCATGCCACTGGCCGAGAAGCAAACCGTGCAAGTAGCAAGAAAATACAGAAGGCTGCGCCTAAGGCACTAAAGGCTGACGCCGCACGTACTGCAAAATTAGTCTCACCAAATACCAACTGTGATACGGCATTCATCCAGTAGCCCATGACGGGCTTTTCAAAATAGCGTAGATCATTAAAACGCGGTACAACCCAGTCACCACTGGCCACCATTTCGCGTGATATCTCAGCGTAACGCAATTCGTCAGGCGACCATAAATCGCGTAAACCTAAGGGTAATAAGTACAGAATGATGAAGAAAATCGGTACCCAAGTGG is a window from the Agarivorans sp. TSD2052 genome containing:
- the arnT gene encoding lipid IV(A) 4-amino-4-deoxy-L-arabinosyltransferase, which encodes MRHLRINLATWVPIFFIILYLLPLGLRDLWSPDELRYAEISREMVASGDWVVPRFNDLRYFEKPVMGYWMNAVSQLVFGETNFAVRAASAFSALGAAFCIFLLLARFASRPVAWLSSGIYLSMFMVSGVGTYSVLDSMLNLWLTASFTAFYFAIRSEQAQQRAKYYGLAGFYCGCAVLTKGFLALALPVIVVVPYMLWTKQLTAILKWGWWVMLFALLTCLPWALAIHAAEPDYWHYFFWIEHIQRFAADNAQHSAPVWYYLPFLAAGVLPWLFWSPSAIGHLKGQMHSPLLRYALLWAILPLLFFSMAKGKLATYILPIMAPLAILFAFGIQQAFAKSCKGLKWGSWLNAVFFALLAVTTLVLHYAGKLPLDAEEAYRPWLLFSIFAFWSAMAFVALKANSLNGKVASYMLMPLGLFMLAWATFPNVSIYSKMPAKFMQQVSHLVEPNTVLVADYPDTMSAFNWYFKRADVYLVGQKGEVRYGLEYPDAQHRFIETKQLAAFIEQQRQQAPVMIYFRDKPNMGNGLPETDQRIEKGRYTVLYYQALNQ